tgctttaaaatgaattaagaaATACATCATCTCCAGAACCTCCTATTCACAGTGCTGCGTTCTGCTTCACACACGAGACGGTGCCATGTTTCTCCATCGAGCACCACAGGGGGACAGAGTAAGTTGCACTGCAATACACTATTACAAGgggagaacaaattaaaaactgctCCACCTTCAATCCCAACTGCGTACCTCAACATAAACTTTAACAAAACCAGCCACGAGCatgcatcagataaatatatCCATCAGCTCCTGGTTAATGTTtgcagtccaaaaaaaaaaaaaaaaaaaaaaaaagacagacaccTAACTATTTTTCCACTAAGTAGTTTCTGTAGAATTTTCAGATCTAGCaataacaaatttttttaaaaaaaaaggtaattgtTATCCTTCTGTGCAAAGTGCAAAGATTTTGCAGTGCAGGCAGACATACACTTCTGATGAATGCTGCATATTTTGAGCATGCTGGATGAGGATATGCTAGTCGGTGGTCCGTTATAACCAAACTTCAAAGTTAAGTTTCCTGTAGCTCCTTAAACAAATGTATTGACTGAGATCAGCGATTTCTCGTTAATACAGGTCGTTGAAGTCTATTTTTATGTTGTATGTACCATGGTTTGTAAGCTGAGGTCCAAGGgttaataaagtataaaaacCACACTTTAGCATCTTCCCCTCACGACTGAAAACTCAGGAGAAGATTTTGCTAatgatttttattgaaaatattccTCACATCACCTCAAGAGGCTTTCAAGCTCTTTTGGAAGCAACTTCAGAGCTTCAAACATTTCACTATAATACTTTGATGTAACTCAGTGCATTACTCCACAGGAAGAACAATCTTGCACTTTAAAGAGGTGGCAAACTGCCCATCACTCGTTgatctcctcttcctcatcctcaaaCGCCTCTTCGCCATCATTGGCCGTGGCCTCCTGGTACTGCTGGTACTCGGACACCAGGTCATTCATGTTGCTCTCGGCCTCGGTGAACTCCATCTCGTCCATGCCTTCGCCCGTGAACCAGTGCAAGAAGGCCTTGCGGCGGAACATGGCCGAGAACTGCTCGGAGATGCGCTTGAAGAGCTCCTGGATGGCCGTGCTGTTACCGATGAACGTGGAAGACATCTTGAGGCCGCGTGGTGGGATGTCGCACACGGCCACCTTCACGTTGTTAGGGATCCATTCCACGAAGTAGCTGCTGTTCTTATTCTGGATAGCCAGCATCTGCTCATCCACCTCCTTCATGGACATGGGCCCGCGGAAGACGGTGGCCACGGTCAGGTAGCGCCCGTGGCGCGGATCGCAGGCCGCCATCATGTTCTTGGCATCGAACATCTGCTGGGTGAGCTCGGGCACAGTTAGGGCACGGTACTGCTggctccccctgctggtgagGGGAGCGAAGCCCggcatgaaaaagtgcaggCGGGGGAAGGGCACCATGTTCACGGCCAGCTTACGGAGATCGGCATTGAGTTGGCCCGGGAAGCGCAGCGATGTGGTGACGCCGCTCATGGTGGCCGACACCAGGTGGTTGAGGTCCCCGTAGGTGGGCGTGCTCAGCTTGAGCGTGCGGAAGCAGATGTCGTACAGCGCCTCGTTGTCGATGCAGTACGTCTCGTCGGTGTTCTCCACCAGCTGGTGCACGGACAGCGTGGCGTTGTAAGGCTCCACGACCGTGTCGGACACCTTGGGCGAGGGCATGACGCTGAAGGTGTTCATGATGCGATCAGGGTACTCCTCGCGAATCTTGCTGATGAGCAGGGTGCCCATGCCGGAGCCCGTGCCGCCACCCAGCGAGTGCGTGAGCTGGAAGCCTTGCAGGCAGTCGCAGTGCTCGCACTCCTTCCGCACCACGTCCAGCACCGAGTCCACGAGCTCCGCCCCCTCCGTGTAATGGCCCTTGGCCCAGTTGTTGCCCGCACCTGTTTGCCCTGTAAGTGGCAGAAACATGAGATGCTGCGACAAACTACGCCCACCCCGCTGCCTCGGCCCACTGGAACATACGCGGACCGTCACGTGTTCAGGGATGGGTCAGCGGGAGGAAGTGGTACGATTAACACGTCTAATTAGACACGTAAGCCCCTTTGgtggaagaaaggaaaaaacccAACAccgccccccacacacacacacacacacacacgtgttacATAATAACCGTAACTGTTACCATGAAGGGCAGTTGCCCAAAAGGCATTCGTGTTTGACACTACACATAACTGGTATGCAAGTCGGGCGCAGAACACGTTGTGATCCTTCCAGCTCACCAAAAATGAAGTTGTCCGGTCTGAAAAGCTGCCCAAAAGCCCCGGAACGAACACTGTCCATGGTTCCTGGTTCTAGGTCCACCAAAATTGCTCGAGGTACATATTTGTGAGCTaaagaggagggggaggggaggggaggggagaagaagaaaaaaaaaaaaaaaaaagacatttgttgatggtgatgatgatgatgatgataataataataataatattaagcTCTATACAGATGATGTCTGTCAGGAAGAAAGTTGGATAAACCAGTTTATGCACAAactattatttatccatttatacagcagggtattgttactgtatcagtttatggtaagtatcttgacGGGGGGAGCAAACTATAAACAATCTAGTCATCGATATTAAGGTTCTACTGTTGGTACTGAGGTACATACTAATACATCAAATTAAACAAAGTTTAAGTTGTATTATTAAACAATACAATCATAAGTTATATTAATAATGCAATTATTAATTTGCACTGGTAAGTGTATAtcctaaagttttttttaaaacccagttacacatttgtatttaatcCTGTACTAATTTTCACTTCTGTTCTCACATTACTTAGATTTACTCAAACTGTGTGATTTTTATCTGTTCTCTTAATAGAACAACATGCCTGGATGAGCATCCTCCACATGTCCAAACATACGTACTTAttttcatctgatgcttttcgtGAAGCATCAGccatttacccttttatacagctgggtaatttttactgcatcagttcagggtaagatcaagggtactgcagaagaAGGACTTTGTGTGAACCTGGTCACCGAAATGGAagaagcagctctgaccactaggCAACCGCAACCGCACACACACGCCATCTGAAACCGCGTGTCCCCATACAGggctgcagggagccagagcctaacccggcaacacagggcgaagggctggaggggacacacccaggacgggatgccagtccatcgcaaggcaccccaagcgggactcgaaccccagacccactggaaagcaggacattgtcaaacccactgcgccaccatgccccccctccaGTAGGCAACCGACTTGTTTAATTGCAAGTTCTTACAATAGCttataaatatgcattattatgtgccgtagcggttagagctgctgctctcagATCCAAAGTTTGTAGGTTCGGGTCTCACCGATAGTTGtagtaaattgctccagtaaaattacccagctctataactgggtaaataattgcaaacagATTGACATTACGAGcggctttggaaagaagtgtcagataCAGGAATATAAAAGCAGGGTTTTTACTGCCTTACAAATGAGAAAGACACGCCAACAGGAAGTGTGGTGGTTAAGGGGAAGGAACAAGTCTGGACCTCATCCACACCAGTGCGTGGGCTCTAGCGACAATCCATGTGTACAGTGCAAAATATGGTAAACTGAAagtgcctttggatttgaaggGGTGTGGGGAGGATGACAGGCATgctgagtcacacacacactcacagtgacacacactcacaggacGCCTCGTTGTAGTACACGCTGATCCTGTCCACCTGCAGCGCCGAGTCGCCCACGTAGTTTCCCGCGGGATCGATGCCGTGTTCGCCGCTGATCACCTCCCAGAACTGCACACATGGCCAGAGCGCGCGCACGTGAACGCGGCGGAGGGAGGCGCGCTCTCgccccctctgtctctctctctctcacacacacacacacacacacacacacacacacaccgtttccCGTCCGATCAAGCGGCTACACTTTTCCCCACCGCTGtctgccaaacacacactggaCTGGAAACAAATACACGATCATCtttccacaatttttttctttttaaataatttttaaaaatttaaaagcttCCAGTCCAGatatttccacttttttttttaatctgtggcACTTCTAACAAATAGAAATGATCCGACCacgttttcattcatttatttgtagcCCCGGCTGTTACTGAAGTTTGAAACAATCATGGAAAGTTGACTTGTGACAAACTTAGTTACCCGAGACTAAGAAGGTAAAACTGCAGTTAGCACCAAAGAACAGAAGAAGTTGCTGGTAACTCGCCTTCGTTCCGATCTGGTTGCCGCACTGGCCCGCCTGGATGTGCACGATCTCCCGCATTGTGATTGTGCGCCTCTCAGTCgcgaccccacacacactcctctagtctgcgctgcgctgcgctcttTACAGGCAGTCGGGAGCGCGCAGCGCACAGAGCAGCCACACCCGGAGCCCGTGggctggaccccccccccatgaatgACAGGGCAGCCGTGCAATGGCGAGTCCGGCCACGCGCGCTCTTATTAACCGCACCATCGCTCCGCATCACTACTCTACCACTAATAATTAATCGAACCCATTGGTTCTTCACCGTGTTGCGCtccttataattatttaacctTTTCTACAacggtcttttttttttttcggagcCAGGTCCGTACCTCGAGCGAGGCTTGCTACATACAGCAAGAGTAGGTTTCGAACCCGTctcttttcagtctttttgaGATATAAACAATGAATGAACTTGAATCAGGTCCCTCACTTTCATTTCTGTGGCATGCTGGGGTCTTTcagggagcaggactgaggACACATCAGGGTACGTGtgaaatttcttttattatggACAcaactggtagtatagtggttagagcctttggaaccaaagggtgcaggttcgaatcccaccctcCAGCTACCCtggagtaaggtacttaccctcgattgctccagtaaaattacccagctgtacaaaagggtaaataactgtaaccattacactaagttgctttggagaaaagtgtcagctaaattaatacagtaagtgtaaatttgtactttttacaAACGGTGACTGGAAAGGGACAACAGTGAGGGACTCGACCTGGTGAAGGTCTGCAAAGTCATTTCTCACCGAAACAGGTGCAGGGAAGGGTTAAACAAAGGGTGATGAGGACACTGActgctacttaccctgaactgacacaggaAATATTActcagctctttaaatgggtacaTATTTGGGTAAAAGTTCCTGAACAtgctgtcattttggagaaataatcaggtaaataaatgtaaatctgtacaGTGTTTCCTTCTCAGAACCTTTCGTAAAAAGGATggcacagctggcagtgtagtagttagcgctgctgtctttggacccaaaggttgccggttcaaatcccacatccagctgtagtaccctggagcaaggtacttaacctaaattgctccagcaattacccagctgtataaatatgtaaataactgtaaaatatctcaacattgcaagtcattttggagaaaattgtcagctaaatgaattaatgtaataaaagaccagtttaaataaataatcttgtgtttttcaatttaaagtaaaaacacattagGTCCAGGATAGGTCTAGCCACATATCAGCTGGATTAAAGGGTTTTATATGAGATTTTTACAAATAATAGTGTCTAGCAGGGTACCATACAGTCTCTGTACATGTTCAAGAGTACAGAAAGGAGGAGTTCAAAACCAAGAACTAAGTTCTAACATAGTGTCAGTTCTGTAATTAGAAGAGAACTGAGTTAATTTTACACCGTACCGGAAATCCCAGGCTGACAAGGTTAAAAACC
Above is a genomic segment from Scleropages formosus chromosome 5, fSclFor1.1, whole genome shotgun sequence containing:
- the tubb6 gene encoding tubulin, beta 6 class V, with amino-acid sequence MREIVHIQAGQCGNQIGTKFWEVISGEHGIDPAGNYVGDSALQVDRISVYYNEASSHKYVPRAILVDLEPGTMDSVRSGAFGQLFRPDNFIFGQTGAGNNWAKGHYTEGAELVDSVLDVVRKECEHCDCLQGFQLTHSLGGGTGSGMGTLLISKIREEYPDRIMNTFSVMPSPKVSDTVVEPYNATLSVHQLVENTDETYCIDNEALYDICFRTLKLSTPTYGDLNHLVSATMSGVTTSLRFPGQLNADLRKLAVNMVPFPRLHFFMPGFAPLTSRGSQQYRALTVPELTQQMFDAKNMMAACDPRHGRYLTVATVFRGPMSMKEVDEQMLAIQNKNSSYFVEWIPNNVKVAVCDIPPRGLKMSSTFIGNSTAIQELFKRISEQFSAMFRRKAFLHWFTGEGMDEMEFTEAESNMNDLVSEYQQYQEATANDGEEAFEDEEEEINE